DNA sequence from the Cyprinus carpio isolate SPL01 chromosome A9, ASM1834038v1, whole genome shotgun sequence genome:
CATTACTGAAGtataaaaagtttcaaataacttttccCTCAGGTTTGATCTATTAATCCTTCTCTGTTTGACAGTTTTAACTAGCATGACCATTCTTGGGGTCAAGACAAGCCCATAGCTTATCTTTGTGGAGTTAggaagtaattatttatttattaggttgTTCGGCTCAAGCTGTGATCTGTGAGCATGTTAAAAGGGCATTAGACATGgcatgattatattttttaatggcgAGATTATGAGACAGGAAGTTCAGTTCTGAACTGTTTATCCAAAACTGACAAAGTAAGGTTACAATATAATGCTGTTTAAAACGCTGTACTATTAAAGAATACAAGTGTTGATATTCATTATTATCAGGATTTTAGCTATGTTGACTCTAAATAGAATGCAATGTTTCCATTaggtaaagtatttttttaattcattttctctATGcgattaaataaaatcaataaagagTTCAAAAAGTAAATGGGCCAAATTAAGCAGTTtataaaaatctttgaaaatttgaaaaaaataacaggGATACTGGGTGTAAGACATTTGATTATGCATTatggaatatatattaaaaatgtgtaatttaaaactAGACTTCTAGTCattgattatgaaaataataaatatattttaaatttattggaAAATAATAGTCTAAATGTGTTGGAAGTTTAAATAGGAccggtgggcagccatttttgccaCGGCATCCAGGGAGCAgatgggggtttggtgccttgctcacctcagtcatggtgttGAATGTGGAAGAGACCACTAGTCATTCACTCCCACCACCTACAATCCCTCCCagtaccgagactcgaacccgcaaactttgggttacaagtccgactctctaaccattactACGTACAAACAGATAGTCCTGTTCCGATCTCTTGCGATTAATTTAGGTATCAGGGCCCTTTAGGCTGTTTCATGATGCTCAAACTAAGAGAGCACCTCAGATTTTTGGAAATTCAACCTATGATTTGTTTAGTTGCCTGTATATTAAGCTGGGATAGATGAAAGCGTATTATCataaattatatcacatttaaGTGTTTGATTAAAAAGGCAATCATACAATTTGGGAAGTGTGTCAGTGATAAGAGCGACACAGATATGTGAATTTGAGTCTGATAAGGAAGCAGCACCTTCTCACTGTCTACTGGTATGCCCTGGAAGCAACAGAAACCATCACTGAGCTTCCATAACACTGAGTCACAATGCCTCTGCAGCCACACCTCAATTCAGAAGAAGTGgccaaaagaaagaaaggttgAAGTATAAGACAGCTTTAAAATGCTGGAAGTTCACTGGATGGTTTTTAAAGGATGTTATATTTTATTCCAAATGAATCCCTCACATAATTGCATTCTATGCAAAACAATGCTGCATTTATGCACTCGTTTCCTTTTATGACGTGACCTACAGCcagaattcatgctctgtattttttgggggttcagtgccttgctcaagggcacctcagttgtggtattgccagcccgagatttgaacccacaaccttagggttaggagtcaaactctctaaccactaggccacgacttcccccagatAAGCTCAGATAAGCTCAGATAAGCTCAGACTTTCATTCATATGTGATGACATGTCTTTCCTATTTCCAATTCTTAAAATGACTGAATTCCTAATTTGCTTGCTGTTGCTGAGAGAAATATGTCCCTCCTTCTCCTTCCTTCCTCCATTCTTCTATTTATGTTTCTTCTATCAAACTCGCCCCCCACCCACCCCGGTCTGTCATTAATCTAATTAACTTAAGAGTTTGTATCAGCATCATGCAGGTAATACTGACACAATTTAAAAGTCATATGTCTGTGTGGTTAAAGATAAAATTATGCCAACAGTGGTCCCTAGGGTATACCTTTAGTTACGTATAATTATTTTAACCTCCTTCTCCTTCTCATTTTTCTTTAGGGCAGTATTAGAGCCCCTCTTGTCTTTTACACCACCAGCTCACAGTGTGTTTATTGTGATTGATTCACTGGACTCGGGGTATTGTGAAGGTAATGGAGTTGGAGAAAGCTCAATATCAGGATCTGCGACCACTCAGAGTTCTTCTATCGCAGAGCTCCTGCTCAAATACCTACAGCTCCTGCCCCCCTGGATCTTCCTTGTCTGCTCTGCACGCCGCCAGAACAAAGCCATTTGCAAGATGTTCTCAGGTACACTCTCAGATGATTCACAAATCACTTCATAAGCACAGAGAAATGTGAGATGGTTAGCTTTATTATTTTCTTGAAGTGTTGTGCATTGTTCATCTTAGTTAAGACTGTGTACAGGGACTTTGTTCTGTGTTTAGAAACCCATTTAGTAACAAATGAATAATGTTATCCACACTTGTAAGGCCACCTGAACATTCAGTATTGCCAAACATACAGCTTATgactttttctttgcttttttgtcCTTGTATCAACATATAATAGCTTTGTAGTGTTTTGCTTTTTTACTAGATGAAATGAATAGGTCTTGTGAGATGAGGGTCCCACACACTCATTAGCTCTTGTGGATGACACATTTGAACGCAAGGTCCTTAACTTTGGCTTGGAAAGCCTCAAGGACCATCATGTTTCACCTCTGCCCACAAGATGAAAAGACTGGAAAGAAACAACTGCACAGAGggctaaaaacattttgaaattattctgacaaatgtttttttttgttaaattgtatagTAACTTAGGTAGTAGTAGCAAAACATGTTTGGAAttacacaaatgtaaaaaagtgCAATGATTTAGAGTACTttgtgttcataatgtacattaaaattaaCCAGATTAGTTGTGTGAAGCTTATACATATTGTAAACCACtcagagacactgaaaacactatAATGAGACTCCCATGCAATTCTGTACAGACAGTTAAATCATCTTTTTGTTGCATAAGGCAATTTCAGTATTCATTTTGTAGCCTTAAAAAACCATTGTGATGCTTTAACAATGGTTGTGTCTTATTTTATCTCATTTTGTTGTGTAGACTGCTCTGATTTTATCTTATGCCTTCTCTACCCTGCAGGATTTAGGAGGTTGTGTCTGGATGACTTAAGAAAGCCTGCAACTGTACGAGATGTACAGCAATATATCCTGCGGAGGCTTGACCAGGATGGGGCTTTAAGAAGACAACTTATACCAGAGACGGCTGAAATGCTTAATCTTTTGCACATCAAAAGTGGTGGCTGTTTCTTGTTTCTTGAGCGAGTACTAAATGGTGTTGCACATGGTCTAGTAGGACTTCGAGAAATTCGGGACATTCCTGGCACACTGAATGGCCTCTACCTTTGGCTTTGTCAGAGACTCTTTCCTCGAAGGCTGTTTGTCCATATTAGGCCTTTGCTGAATATCCTTTTGGCATCCCCACAACCACTAACAGCTGAGCAGCTCTACAGTATTGCCAGAAGCCGTGACTTCTACCTTGGGATTGGAGACTTCCAAGCACAGATGAGGGCTCTGGCATCTCTGTTTGTAGATGGCCCTGATGGCAGTAAACTCATCTTTCATAGCAGCTTTGCAGAATGGTTAACTGATGTTAAATACTGCACACAGAAGTTTCTGTGTTGTGTGAAGGATGGTCACCTTTCTTTGGCCATGTTCCTCTCTCTTCGAGCTAGTAGTTTGAGTACAGAGGAGACTTGCCAGCTGGCTTACCACCTCCTCAATAGTGGAGTCCATGAAGGTGAACCAGCCCTCCTGGCACTGTGGTTGCTATGGACTGGAGTTCCAGCTCTTAATGGTCCCAAAAAAGACTGTTCTTCTAGTCAAACACCTGTGTTAGTTCAGCAAGATGTACTACAACTCTTGATAAAAAGTGGAATTTACCCTGCGAGCTGTTCCCCAGACAAAAGCTCCAGTGTCAGGGTTCACTGTGTTGGAGGAGAAGGCAGGATAGTTCGGCGAGCATTACAGAGGGAAGACTCTGTGAGAGCACTTCTGGAAAGTGGAATCAGTGTGAACCATACAGACCCATCAGATGGACGGACTTTATTAGCAGCTGCAGCCCATGCTGGATTTGTAGATGTAGCAGCATTGCTGTTAAGCCGTGGAGCAGACCCTTTACTGAATGACAACCAGGGACAGACTGCATTGACTCTTGCTGCCAGACAAGGCCATGTTGGTATACTGCAGTTGTTGCTGGAGTGGGTGCAGGAGCATAGGAGCAAGAGTCCCACAGCACAAGCCCTGCTGGAGCAGGTGGACAATGAGGGATGGACTGCTCTTCGCTCTGCTGCATGGGGTGGCCACAAGGAAGCTGTGCGTCTACTTTTGGAAGCAGGAGCAGAGATTCATGGCTGTGATTCAGATGGCCGGACAGCATTACGAGCAGCAGCATGGGGTGGACATGAGGAAATTCTGTTGACCCTTCTTGATCATGATGCTGAAGTAGACCGCTCAGACCGTGAGGGACGTACTCCACTTATAGCTGCAGCCTACATGGGTCACAAAGAAGCAGTAGAGATCCTTTTGAATGCTGGGGCTGATTTGAATCTTGCAGATGGGGATGGACGTACTGCTTTGTCTGTTGCTGCATTGTGCGTGCCATCAGCAGCTGGAGGACGAGGGCATGGAGAGGTTGTAAGCCTTCTGTTGGAGCGAGGCGCTGATCCAGAACATAAGGACCGAGATGGAATGACGCCTTTACTACTAGCCTCATATGAAGGGCATGAGGAAGTAGTTGAACTCCTCCTGGAAGCTGGAGCTGATGTAGATGAAAGTTCTGGATCTCATCCATCTGCTATCACTCCTCTTCTTGTGGCTGCTGCTATGGGGCATGCTGGCACAGTTAACCATTTGCTGTTTTGGGGGGCAGCAGTGGATGGCATTGATGGAGAAGGCCGCACTGCTCTCTGCTTGGCTGCAGCAAAGGGTAGTGTTGAAGTTGTAAGAGCACTGCTGGACAGGGGTTTGGATGAGAATCACAAAGATGACCTGGGCTGGACTCCATTGCATGCTGCAGCTTGTGAAGGTCACAAAAGTGTGTGTGCAATATTGACCGAGCGAGGTAGCATGGCACGTGTGGGTGAGCTTGATGTAGAGGGTCGGAGCCCTCTAATTCTAGCAGCACAAGAAGGGCACTGCAGTACAGTCAGGCTACTACTAGACCGTAAGTCACCCATCGATCATCGTGGATATGATGGACACTCTGCACTCAGTGCGGCTGCTCTGCAGGGACATCGGGAGATTGTGGAGTTACTGATGCGTAGAGGGGCTGACACTGATGTCCGTGATGCTGAAGGAAGACCTCTTCTTTATTtgctggtcctggagggccgttTAGACATGGCCACCGTACTCATAGAAAAAGGTGGTGTCCCTTTGGAGTCGAAAGATGCAGAAGGGCGAACTGCACTCCATGTAGCAGCTTGGCGAGGAGACCTGGAAGGTATTGAACTGTTGCTGAAATATGGAGCTGACCCAAATGCCAGAGATCTTGATGGTCGGCCTCCTTTACACTCTGTGGCATGGAGAGGTCATGCAGCTGCTGGCAGGGTGCTCCTTAGGGCTAAAGGTCTTAATGTAGACCTGGCTTGCAAACAGCAGGTTGCCACAGCACTTAGTATTGCTGCTCAGGAGGGGCATGTTGAAATTGTGGCCATGCTTTTAGAGAAAGGTGCAGAACCAGACCATGTGGACCGTTATGGTCGCAGCCCAGTTAAGGTAGCAGGAAAACTAGGCCATTTCACAATTGTGCGACTTCTAGAGAGATATGGTGCAAAGTCCTTCTCAGGTCTCATACCATTTACACCCAGCGGTGCTCCCAACAATTCTTATCTTTCAGCCATTGTCAAGACCCAAGCATCCATTAGTTCAGGAGAACTGGGTGTTGATGGAATCCCAGCCACAACTTCTCCATCTTCGGCCTCAGTTTCTGCCTCCTGTTCCCCAGCTTCCACTGCAGAGCGTTTCCACTCCATTCCTGCCTCACAGacttcctcctccacctgccACTCCCTGGCCACAGTTCAGACCGTGCCTGCTGACAGCCTTAATTTCATCCAGCAGATACAACAACACTCGCTTCCTCGTTGCCGCAGTCGGCCATCCACATTGCCTCTACCTAGCTCCAATCCTGCCAGTCTTAAGGGCAAAGCTTCTAGGCACAGTCAAAAGGCTGTTCCCAAGAGCAGTCCCACAAACGAACAGTGTACGTTCACTGAACTGCTGGACTCAGACAAACCCTTAAAAGAGCTTGGATCATCGGGGGTTAGCAACTACCTCTTAAAACCTAAAACTCTTTACATCATAGAGGATGCGATGGAGAAGAAACTCAAACAAGCTGGAGGAGTAGATATAAAGTGGAACTCCGTTATGGCTTCCTTAGGGGTGATGCCAAATCAAGAGGGCCCAATTCGACAAACAAAAATTAGGGAAAGCCCCCCTTCAGGGTACCCTCATTTTCACTTCCAATCCCATGCACAAAAAGATGATTCAGGTGAAATTCAAAAGACATCCATGTCTCCAACCATTGACCTTTCATCTATTTCCCCACATGATGAGTCTGTGTTTAACATGACAACTTCTAACCCCCAGTTGAATCTCAAACAGGCAATTAAGCTGCAGTTTGAAGGGCCTACCAGTGCAGCACTTTACAAGAGGGAAACCCCTCTCTGAGGTGAGGCATTAAGTTTCTTAAAAAATAGAACATTGCATTTGTCTTGTAATTTGTCAGTTGTCttgtaaatgtaaagtttattagTTGATTTAagacagctttatttatttgaatgtccaTAATACGTGTCTTATCGGGCAGTTGTCAGATATGCCAGATGGAAGTGAACCACACTGTGCTTTCAGCTGCAGTCTTTATGATTGTGACTTGGAATGTCTGGAATTCTAATGACAGCTTTGTCTGTTGTAGGCAAACCTGGACATTTAGGAGTTCAAGGAGGTGAGGGTTGTGTTGGTAATCACTGCACTGTGTGTGGGACGTGTTGAGAGTAGAGGAGGATGGCAGATGAGAGCGTCATAACACACTGACCTCCACCTCTTTAACCCATTGACCCCAAAGCACAAAAGAAGAGGGAAAGACATAGGGAGTCTAGAGGAACCTGAGTTCAAAGGCTCAAGCTGTGTACATTCCAGAGATTTTCCTCCTCATCCCGTCACAATGGAGAGCAGCTGGCACTCTCTCATTTTCTGTCATACAATCAcaggaaaatatttttacattgagAGGGACACTTATGGATATTTGCTCTGCTGGTGTTGTGCATTTGCAAAAGTCAACATATACATACCCCAGGGATTTTTGTGTACACAACTCGGCATGAATGACACAACTTTTCATAGACAAAATAGCTATTCACTCTTATAACAGCTAATAAGAATTGTGTTGAAATTGGAGTGCATCTGCATTAAAAAATAGTCTTTTTGAGGGATCTGCTGTACATTGCTCAGACTCTTTGATTTACACCCAGACTTGGGCTTGCTGGGAGAAAAAAAGGGCTTTTTCAAAGCGCCACTGTTGCTTAGTGACTTTATTTGCCAGATATGTGTTAATGACTTGTGGGAGTCATCAGCAATGTTTGTCTTTTAAAGATGTGCTACATTTGACATACTATTTGTTTCAGGATATAGATTTGTCCATAGTTGCAACTCCTTATACCTGAAGTTTTTTAAGTTATACATTCTGTGATTGTCAGCAGTGAACCAGTTGACCTGTCAACAgggcaaattaatattttaaagcttcTTTCCAATTGAATTACAGAAAGAGATGGGAAAAATAAAGTGAGAAGTTACTATTCTACAAGCAGATAAAGGGAGTTGGAGAGGAAGACATGATCTCCTATACATGCTCATTGGTCAATAAAACCTTAAAAGAGGTGCGAAAGGTGACAGTGATgtaatttttatactttacaatagttaatttataatgtttatattgttttgtatgttaaaatttattaagatgcactaattaaaactgtatattatcttgtgtgtctgtgtgaaaatTTTTGCTGCAACAAGAAAGAAGCAAACTTGGCATCCCTTTTGGTTTGCATGTGACATAATTTAGCACCTGTCCCtcacatttactgtatatagtaCTCGTATAGACAGTCAGGAAGAGCTAGTTTGTATATGAGTTTACTCGACCCTCTATGGAATTGCcatttgtgcattaaaaaatgttCAGTATTTGTTAGGCTATCATTGTATATTACAACGTGGAAGAAGATTAACgatatagttcaccccaaaatatttaatcaccatcatgtatttaaaaaaagaaaaaaaagtatggttttctttctttctttttagacaTTTTTGGGCTAACCCGTTTAATTTAAATCTTTGGGCCCAAGAATTCCAATGTTTTCTATCCTTTTGATTTAGAGTATAGCATGCATGTCTTCCATGCTCTAAATGTACAAAGGTTGCACAACTGTTCATTGaactttttgttatttgtatatcCTCAGTAATGGTTAACATCACCACCTccccctttttctctctctctctctctctctctctctctctctcacactcatgcACACCTCTCTCCCTGTGAGAGGTATTTTTTATTCCCCCTCTAAAGTTTACTTGCTACTTCCATAAATCCCCTCAAAGCAAACAACAGGCAGTGTGTGCAACAACAAGCAAAATGCCACCCTTTTGGCATTTTGCCTGTTgcacatacagacacagacacagactctgTTCATACTGTAATATATAGTACACACATTAACCAGGATACAGCACACAACACCCACACTAGCCGTTCGTATTCAAGAAACTTGCACACAATCAAACATTGTCTGCaaggaaatgtttatttattcttacATGGGAAAAATAGTAAATTCTCTTAATATATGCACAACACAAACAATGGAGCCAACTGCTCCAcattaattattacttatttataatcACATTATTATAGGTTGTGTGAGGATTTCAAATATGAAGCTACATACTGAGACTTGTGGCAAAACTTACTGTTACAACAAGCTAGACCTCATAAACGCAGTAGCAAAAAGTTAACTATGTCATTATCTATTTAAAATTGtctgaaacattttaaagcatatcattttcatttctcaATTTTgttatctgtgttctttaatttattttatttttttcaagacatAACTAGTGTTTACCCTATCTGGGATGATGTGGTTTTGGGTTTTGTAGACAAACTGCAAACTCAGGCATTCCTCTATAATGAAGGACATCTTGCACCCAGTTCTTTTATAGGTGGGAATTTTTTCTCTCTTGTAGATGCTGcaggatatatttttatttgagaatTTTAAGAGCCATCTAACATTCATTTCTGAATATCATGCTTTACCAGAAGACTTATTCAGTGCAATCATTATATGGGACCTCTCAGTCCAAATGGTggtttaaaaccatttttctaTTATTCCTGTTGTCATAATAATGCAGACCAAAGTTTATTAAGACTGAATCTagctttacaaaaaaattttatcCATGACTTCGGTGTTGCTAAAGAAATTATCTTCTGTTTTTCACTACAGGAATGTAATAATTGTTACCTATAAAAATGCTTAtggttaaatatttaatgtaagagGCTTTCTAAAACAATTTTAGAATGGGACAGGTTTCTCTTTCTGTAAAGTTTATCTGCCTGTGTTTTCTCACAATTCCACATCGCACACTATTGTGACCTGACAAATAAACAGATTATCTGCTATAAAATTGTTTCAAACCACTGTTAAAGGTTATTTATTGCACATGAGGCAAACAAGGATGTGTCGACTTGTGATGAAAAccttatttgaattaatttcgGCTTCAATCATACACAAAGTCAAAGACAAGGCTGCACTTCCTGACCAACAAGGAGACACCACATCCTCTGACAGTGTAAACAAGGAAGAGGAAAACCTTTCTGTTGAATAACAAACCATTTTTAGGGCAGAGGAAGGATATCACAAAACTTGCAGCATATAGAAACATATTTCCATTAAGTTTTGTTCTGTGTGAAATAAGGttatttaagccattttttttttaacagaccaAGAGAATGTGTTTAGCCTAGCTTCAAACTGAAAAGGGGTAGCAGACTTGGTGTGTTTGTTAGTCAACATTCCCAGCTGAGCTTTGAGAGACTCTCCTTCATGCAACGAGTCATTACAGAACTGGATTCTAAGAATACTAGGGAAAAAAATCCAGAATTATTCAAGAGATTCCAGTGGTTCTGGTGCACTTTTTAAGATTTCACCATCATACCAAGAATATTTCACATTCAGTAGTTACATTCCTGTTGCTATTCAAGGGCCAAGTATACTAATGATGAACAGAAGTGCTCAAATAAAGAAGCttctttaatgtttatgtcttctTTAATGTTAAGAACACGCAAAGAcatttacacatatataaatgtatatatatattagaaagcataaaatgtaatatatatatatacacattaactcatccttaaaaatttttttttttcattgagcaGGAGCGTTGTCCATTCTATGCATTGGttttatgaatgtgtttatttatttaagcatgtttaatatatataatttcattcagTTCACTGATGAAAGTTCCTTTCCAAAGAAACGCATTAACATGTTTATGTATCATTACTGCCTTCTGCTGGCAAGGTTCTTCAGTATCAACAGCATatagtgaaagaaagaaaaaaaaatcaccaggaattcaaaacaattttcaaaGCACAACACACAAACTCCTAGGTTAGTCAACCTACTGCAGTCTGACTTGTCtatgaaaaagtaaaaagtgcCCTTTTGTGACTGTGAAGTGTTTTGTGAAGTTATTTGTAtacatacttacacacacacttacttataTCACCTCCACCCCAATAAAATATCCCACAAAATATTACTTGGATTACATCCCAAACTGGTCTGTACCTTACTATCATTGGGTTGCACAAGTCAAAGTATCCATACTGATGGGTAACTAACTATAAGACTGTGACTGAGGATTACATTAAGTGGTTATTTGGCATGTATATTTGAGGGATTTcaacgttgttgtttttttttaaataaacaactaaatacaTGTAATACTTATCTCTAGGTTGTTAACTGTTGCTATACACCATTCAATATGATGTTGCACTggcaaaaaaatagtaaattatgcatatacatatatatatacaggtccttctcaaaaaattagcatattgtgaaaaagttcattattttccataatgtaatgataaaaattaaactttcatatattttagattcattgcacaccaactgaaatatttcaggtcttttattgttttaatactgatgatt
Encoded proteins:
- the LOC109095992 gene encoding ankyrin repeat domain-containing protein 50-like isoform X1, producing MVCPCSSPGGQMRSMLPSLLRGRRFNCREWALEKLQRCLEARDATKSVEGTACVSPGVLVTGGPGTGKTALLTELVWPQSEACRAAGLASRCLAWHYCQREDAGSIEVWRFVLGLVEQLKESAFLGPNYVKAISSAAIAAVLEPLHCQREPDNTFKRAVLEPLLSFTPPAHSVFIVIDSLDSGYCEGNGVGESSISGSATTQSSSIAELLLKYLQLLPPWIFLVCSARRQNKAICKMFSGFRRLCLDDLRKPATVRDVQQYILRRLDQDGALRRQLIPETAEMLNLLHIKSGGCFLFLERVLNGVAHGLVGLREIRDIPGTLNGLYLWLCQRLFPRRLFVHIRPLLNILLASPQPLTAEQLYSIARSRDFYLGIGDFQAQMRALASLFVDGPDGSKLIFHSSFAEWLTDVKYCTQKFLCCVKDGHLSLAMFLSLRASSLSTEETCQLAYHLLNSGVHEGEPALLALWLLWTGVPALNGPKKDCSSSQTPVLVQQDVLQLLIKSGIYPASCSPDKSSSVRVHCVGGEGRIVRRALQREDSVRALLESGISVNHTDPSDGRTLLAAAAHAGFVDVAALLLSRGADPLLNDNQGQTALTLAARQGHVGILQLLLEWVQEHRSKSPTAQALLEQVDNEGWTALRSAAWGGHKEAVRLLLEAGAEIHGCDSDGRTALRAAAWGGHEEILLTLLDHDAEVDRSDREGRTPLIAAAYMGHKEAVEILLNAGADLNLADGDGRTALSVAALCVPSAAGGRGHGEVVSLLLERGADPEHKDRDGMTPLLLASYEGHEEVVELLLEAGADVDESSGSHPSAITPLLVAAAMGHAGTVNHLLFWGAAVDGIDGEGRTALCLAAAKGSVEVVRALLDRGLDENHKDDLGWTPLHAAACEGHKSVCAILTERGSMARVGELDVEGRSPLILAAQEGHCSTVRLLLDRKSPIDHRGYDGHSALSAAALQGHREIVELLMRRGADTDVRDAEGRPLLYLLVLEGRLDMATVLIEKGGVPLESKDAEGRTALHVAAWRGDLEGIELLLKYGADPNARDLDGRPPLHSVAWRGHAAAGRVLLRAKGLNVDLACKQQVATALSIAAQEGHVEIVAMLLEKGAEPDHVDRYGRSPVKVAGKLGHFTIVRLLERYGAKSFSGLIPFTPSGAPNNSYLSAIVKTQASISSGELGVDGIPATTSPSSASVSASCSPASTAERFHSIPASQTSSSTCHSLATVQTVPADSLNFIQQIQQHSLPRCRSRPSTLPLPSSNPASLKGKASRHSQKAVPKSSPTNEQCTFTELLDSDKPLKELGSSGVSNYLLKPKTLYIIEDAMEKKLKQAGGVDIKWNSVMASLGVMPNQEGPIRQTKIRESPPSGYPHFHFQSHAQKDDSGEIQKTSMSPTIDLSSISPHDESVFNMTTSNPQLNLKQAIKLQFEGPTSAALYKRETPL
- the LOC109095992 gene encoding ankyrin repeat domain-containing protein 50-like isoform X2: MVCPCSSPGGQMRSMLPSLLRGRRFNCREWALEKLQRCLEARDATKSVEGTACVSPGVLVTGGPGTGKTALLTELVWPQSEACRAAGLASRCLAWHYCQREDAGSIEVWRFVLGLVEQLKESAFLGPNYVKAISSAAIAAVLEPLHCQREPDNTFKRAVLEPLLSFTPPAHSVFIVIDSLDSGYCEGNGVGESSISGSATTQSSSIAELLLKYLQLLPPWIFLVCSARRQNKAICKMFSGFRRLCLDDLRKPATVRDVQQYILRRLDQDGALRRQLIPETAEMLNLLHIKSGGCFLFLERVLNGVAHGLVGLREIRDIPGTLNGLYLWLCQRLFPRRLFVHIRPLLNILLASPQPLTAEQLYSIARSRDFYLGIGDFQAQMRALASLFVDGPDGSKLIFHSSFAEWLTDVKYCTQKFLCCVKDGHLSLAMFLSLRASSLSTEETCQLAYHLLNSGVHEGEPALLALWLLWTGVPALNGPKKDCSSSQTPVLVQQDVLQLLIKSGIYPASCSPDKSSSVRVHCVGGEGRIVRRALQREDSVRALLESGISVNHTDPSDGRTLLAAAAHAGFVDVAALLLSRGADPLLNDNQGQTALTLAARQGHVGILQLLLEWVQEHRSKSPTAQALLEQVDNEGWTALRSAAWGGHKEAVRLLLEAGAEIHGCDSDGRTALRAAAWGGHEEILLTLLDHDAEVDRSDREGRTPLIAAAYMGHKEAVEILLNAGADLNLADGDGRTALSVAALCVPSAAGGRGHGEVVSLLLERGADPEHKDRDGMTPLLLASYEGHEEVVELLLEAGADVDESSGSHPSAITPLLVAAAMGHAGTVNHLLFWGAAVDGIDGEGRTALCLAAAKGSVEVVRALLDRGLDENHKDDLGWTPLHAAACEGHKSVCAILTERGSMARVGELDVEGRSPLILAAQEGHCSTVRLLLDRKSPIDHRGYDGHSALSAAALQGHREIVELLMRRGADTDVRDAEGRPLLYLLVLEGRLDMATVLIEKGGVPLESKDAEGRTALHVAAWRGDLEGIELLLKYGADPNARDLDGRPPLHSVAWRGHAAAGRVLLRAKGLNVDLACKQQVATALSIAAQEGHVEIVAMLLEKGAEPDHVDRYGRSPVKVAGKLGHFTIVRLLERYGAKSFSGLIPFTPSGAPNNSYLSAIVKTQASISSGELGVDGIPATTSPSSASVSASCSPASTAERFHSIPASQTSSSTCHSLATVQTVPADSLNFIQQIQQHSLPRCRSRPSTLPLPSSNPASLKGKASRHSQKAVPKSSPTNEQCTFTELLDSDKPLKELGSSGVSNYLLKPKTLYIIEDAMEKKLKQAGGVDIKWNSVMASLGVMPNQEGPIRQTKIRESPPSGYPHFHFQSHAQKDDSVESQTGN